In Desulfuribacillus stibiiarsenatis, the genomic window TGCGTCGAACGATCAGGCTTTTCATTTTGTCTTTGTTGATCTTCATGCTTAGTACTCCTCTCTAAATTTCTTCGTTAGCCAGTTCGCGAATATATTCATAACAAAGGTAATAATAAATAGTGTCATACCAACAGCATAAATCGTATAATATGCGATACTACGATACGGAGTATCACCTAAGCTAACTTGCACAATATAGGCAGTCATTGTCTGCACTGGTTCTAATGGATTAAAAGTGAAATTCGGCATTGCTCCCGCTGCGATAGTTACAATCATTGTCTCCCCTATCGCTCGGGATATTGCTAATACAAATGACGCTATAATTCCAGAGAGTGCCCCTGGAATAATTACCTTATACGCAGCTTCAAACCGTGTCGATCCTAATGCGTAAGCCCCTTCACGAATATGTTTCGGCACTGCTGCCATTGCATCTTCACTTAAAGAAGCAATCATCGGTATAATCATAATTCCCACAGCTATACCCGCACTTAATGCATTAAACAATCCTAAACCCGGCATCAGTGATTGAAGTACTGGTGTAATAAAATTCAATGCAAAAAAACCGTAAACAATGGTTGGTACTCCAGCTAATACCTCTAAAATAGGTTTTAATGTCTTCTTCACCCGATCAGGTGCATACTGGCTTAAGTAAACTGCTGCTCCCAGACCTATTGGACCAGCAATCGCAATCGCAATAACAGCCACAAGGACAGACCCTAAAAGTAAGGGCAGAATTCCAAATTGCTGTGGTTCAAACAATGGAGTCCATCGCGTTCCAGTTAAGAATTCTTTAATGGAAACGAAACTAAAAAACGTGATTGTTGATTCAAATAATGTATAAACAATACCTAAAGTAACAAATATCGAAATTGTAGAAATCAGAAAAAGGATTTTTGGCATAATATATTCTACGAATTTATTGTATCTAGCAGATACTCCCGTTTTATTTTTGATTTTATCTCTAACAGTGAGATTTAAGCTATTCATTTGTTGTTTTGAATTAGCTTCCAGCGTGTTGTGATCTGTCATCTTTACCTCTCCCTTATCCCCCATAGTCCTTATATTTATACATGGCAAAAGTGCGATGTAATACTACATCACACTTATAGCCTTTAGGTTTCATTATTTAGACTATTTTAAAGAATCCAGTAATTTTTTATTGTCTTCATACATCTGTGCTGGCATGTTGATATATCCTACTTGAAGAGCTAACTCACCAGCTTTTTCATTCATAAAGTAAGCGAAATCTTGAATTTGTGGATTTTCCTTGAATGACTTCTTATTTACGTATACGAAAATCGGTCTAGATAAAGGTGCGTATGTTCCATCATTGATTGTCTTCTCTGTTGGAAGGATTGCAGCTTCTCCATCCTTAGGTGAGATTGCAACTAAGTTTAACTTGTCATGGTTTTCTTCATAGTACGCATAACCAAAGTAAGCAATACCAAACTTATCTGCTGATACACCACGTACAATGATATTATCATCTTCCGATGCTACAAAGTTAGGTGTAATTTTCTTATCTTTACCAATTATTGCTTCCACAAAGTAGTCGAACGTTCCAGAGTCTGTACCAGGGCCAAATAATTTAATTTCGGCATCTGGAAACTCTTTACGGACTTGGTTCCACTTTGTAGCTTCTCCAGTCCAAATCTTTTGTAACTCGTTTACAGAAAGATCTTTCACGAAATCATTTTGCTTACTAACAACTACAGATAAACCGTCATATGCTAATGGTAGTTCTACATACTCAATGCCATTTTTCTCAGCTGCTTCTTTCTCTTCACCTTTTATGTGACGAGAAGCGTTACT contains:
- the pstC gene encoding phosphate ABC transporter permease subunit PstC, with the translated sequence MTDHNTLEANSKQQMNSLNLTVRDKIKNKTGVSARYNKFVEYIMPKILFLISTISIFVTLGIVYTLFESTITFFSFVSIKEFLTGTRWTPLFEPQQFGILPLLLGSVLVAVIAIAIAGPIGLGAAVYLSQYAPDRVKKTLKPILEVLAGVPTIVYGFFALNFITPVLQSLMPGLGLFNALSAGIAVGIMIIPMIASLSEDAMAAVPKHIREGAYALGSTRFEAAYKVIIPGALSGIIASFVLAISRAIGETMIVTIAAGAMPNFTFNPLEPVQTMTAYIVQVSLGDTPYRSIAYYTIYAVGMTLFIITFVMNIFANWLTKKFREEY
- a CDS encoding PstS family phosphate ABC transporter substrate-binding protein, with translation MSKSFKKAVLLLVVASLMVFTVACGGGTATPAAPSPEKPQAEAPKAEAPKLSGNVLIDGSSTVYPIQEAIAEEYRSVQPNVRVTVGVSGTGGGFKKFTAGETDMSNASRHIKGEEKEAAEKNGIEYVELPLAYDGLSVVVSKQNDFVKDLSVNELQKIWTGEATKWNQVRKEFPDAEIKLFGPGTDSGTFDYFVEAIIGKDKKITPNFVASEDDNIIVRGVSADKFGIAYFGYAYYEENHDKLNLVAISPKDGEAAILPTEKTINDGTYAPLSRPIFVYVNKKSFKENPQIQDFAYFMNEKAGELALQVGYINMPAQMYEDNKKLLDSLK